From the genome of Pantoea alfalfae, one region includes:
- the tdh gene encoding L-threonine 3-dehydrogenase, whose translation MKALAKLKKEAGIWMVTDAPVPEPGHNDLLIKIRKTAICGTDVHIYNWDDWSRKTIPVPMIVGHEYVGEVVAIGQEVKGFTIGDRVSGEGHITCGHCRNCRAGRTHLCRNTMGVGVNRQGCFAEYLVIPAFNAFKIPDNISDELAAIFDPFGNAVHTALSFDLVGEDVLISGAGPIGIMAAAVCRHVGARNVVITDINEYRLALARKMGVTRAVNVANEDLREVMHALGMTEGFDVGMEMSGAPPAFRSLLEVMNHGGRIALLGIPPGEMAIDWNQVIFKGLFIKGIYGREMFETWYKMAALIQSGLDLTPVITHRYGIDDFQQGFDEMRSGRSGKVILSWD comes from the coding sequence ATGAAAGCACTCGCCAAACTGAAGAAGGAAGCGGGCATCTGGATGGTGACTGATGCCCCGGTTCCGGAGCCGGGTCACAACGATCTGCTGATTAAGATTCGTAAAACCGCCATCTGCGGCACCGATGTCCATATCTACAACTGGGATGACTGGTCGCGCAAAACCATTCCGGTGCCGATGATTGTCGGGCATGAGTATGTGGGTGAGGTGGTCGCGATTGGACAGGAAGTGAAAGGCTTTACGATTGGAGACCGGGTTTCGGGCGAAGGGCACATTACCTGTGGACACTGCCGCAACTGCCGCGCCGGACGCACTCATTTATGCCGCAACACGATGGGCGTGGGCGTTAACCGTCAGGGCTGCTTTGCGGAGTATCTGGTCATCCCCGCCTTTAATGCATTTAAAATTCCCGACAACATTTCCGATGAACTGGCGGCAATCTTTGATCCGTTCGGCAATGCAGTGCACACCGCACTCTCGTTCGATCTGGTCGGCGAGGATGTGCTGATCTCCGGCGCGGGTCCTATCGGCATCATGGCCGCCGCGGTCTGTCGGCATGTCGGCGCGCGCAACGTGGTAATTACTGACATCAATGAGTATCGCCTGGCACTGGCGCGGAAAATGGGCGTCACGCGCGCGGTCAATGTGGCGAATGAAGACCTGCGGGAAGTGATGCATGCGCTGGGTATGACGGAAGGATTTGATGTCGGGATGGAGATGTCGGGCGCACCTCCTGCTTTCCGTTCATTGCTGGAGGTGATGAATCACGGTGGGCGTATCGCGCTGCTGGGGATTCCGCCGGGTGAAATGGCAATTGACTGGAACCAGGTGATCTTTAAGGGGCTTTTCATCAAAGGCATCTATGGCCGTGAGATGTTTGAAACCTGGTACAAAATGGCGGCGCTGATTCAGTCCGGCCTCGATTTAACGCCGGTCATTACGCATCGCTACGGTATCGACGATTTCCAGCAGGGCTTCGATGAGATGCGTTCAGGACGCTCGGGGAAAGTGATACTGAGCTGGGATTAA
- a CDS encoding glycosyltransferase, with amino-acid sequence MTINKQKILLLDNGREWGGGTNSMLELLKRIDRQKFDITCCFYHNYSRGNDETIEATLNALAIPVFFIPQIKQPRWAKFVKEAVRALLFFNKKLKKRAIDEIDTRWRIMPNASKINSLLQLGNFDTLYMNNQPSTNVEGYLAARSLDVAVVQHCRIDPVLEPRLVSMVNQDCQAVIAVSQGVRNTLRRHGIDAERCFTVSNAIDVHQTLPDRLEVRQRFKLSPSTFVFGTIGSLILRKSNHHILQALGRFKRANPDADWRMVIVGAGPELQHLLQLATAENIQHHVIFTGFQNNALDYLTAFDAFILASRSEGLPRVVLEAMLVNTAVVGSRVVGTAELISHDVTGLLFDYGNVVQLTQHLTALWQDTELRQRLTNAAAKRVREQYAIETYISGVENILQSVVKKKPHA; translated from the coding sequence ATGACGATAAATAAACAAAAAATCCTGCTGCTGGATAACGGCAGAGAGTGGGGCGGCGGCACCAACAGTATGCTGGAGCTGCTGAAACGTATCGATCGTCAAAAATTTGATATCACCTGTTGCTTCTACCACAACTACAGCCGTGGTAACGACGAAACCATTGAGGCCACGCTAAATGCGCTGGCCATTCCGGTCTTTTTTATTCCGCAAATCAAACAGCCACGCTGGGCTAAATTTGTTAAAGAAGCCGTGCGCGCGCTGCTGTTTTTCAATAAAAAGCTCAAGAAGCGCGCTATTGATGAGATTGATACGCGCTGGCGAATTATGCCCAATGCCAGCAAAATCAATTCACTGCTACAGCTGGGTAATTTCGACACGCTCTACATGAATAACCAGCCCAGCACCAATGTGGAAGGTTATCTGGCCGCGCGCAGCCTTGACGTTGCGGTGGTTCAACACTGCCGTATCGATCCGGTTCTGGAACCGCGGCTGGTGAGCATGGTGAATCAGGATTGCCAGGCTGTGATTGCCGTATCGCAGGGCGTCAGGAATACCCTGCGTCGTCATGGTATCGATGCAGAACGCTGTTTTACCGTCAGTAATGCTATCGACGTTCACCAGACTCTGCCCGATCGCCTTGAAGTCCGCCAGCGTTTTAAACTCTCCCCTTCGACCTTTGTATTTGGCACTATCGGCTCCCTGATATTGCGCAAATCTAATCACCATATCCTGCAGGCGCTGGGCCGTTTTAAACGCGCCAATCCCGATGCAGACTGGCGGATGGTGATTGTCGGCGCGGGTCCGGAACTTCAGCATCTGCTGCAACTTGCTACAGCAGAGAACATCCAGCATCACGTGATTTTTACGGGCTTTCAGAATAATGCACTCGATTACCTCACGGCTTTTGATGCGTTTATTCTGGCCTCACGCAGTGAAGGTTTACCCCGGGTTGTGCTGGAGGCGATGCTGGTGAATACCGCCGTTGTGGGATCCCGTGTGGTCGGCACTGCCGAATTGATCAGTCATGACGTAACCGGACTGCTGTTTGATTACGGCAACGTGGTACAACTGACCCAGCACCTGACCGCACTGTGGCAGGATACGGAATTGCGTCAACGCCTGACCAATGCGGCAGCGAAACGCGTACGTGAACAGTACGCCATTGAAACTTATATCAGCGGCGTCGAGAATATTCTGCAAAGCGTCGTCAAAAAGAAACCTCATGCTTAA
- a CDS encoding divergent polysaccharide deacetylase family protein, translating to MLQRRKISILLSALLFSYAAQAGKLAIVIDDVGYRPAEENKVLQMPQAISVAVLPNAPHAHEMATKAHQSGHEVLIHLPMAPLSKQPLEKDTLTPEMSSEEVTRIMRNAVNNVPYAVGLNNHMGSRMTSSLPGMQKVMQALNHYNLYFLDSMTIANSQAIPAAQGTQVRVLKRRVFLDDSQDINAIRQQFNRAVKLAQRDGYAIAIGHPHPTTVRVLQQMLPTLPADITLVRPSQLLNESLRSGSPTPVAPPKPVPPRFQPASLCKVKQPLAPVPATRALAVIAESVNHSPLFTTLKNLF from the coding sequence TTGCTGCAACGTCGAAAAATCTCCATTCTGTTGAGCGCCTTACTGTTCAGCTACGCTGCACAGGCTGGCAAACTGGCTATTGTCATCGATGATGTCGGCTATCGCCCTGCCGAAGAGAACAAAGTCCTGCAGATGCCGCAGGCTATTTCAGTAGCGGTCTTGCCCAACGCACCCCATGCGCATGAAATGGCGACTAAAGCACATCAGAGTGGTCATGAAGTACTGATCCATCTGCCAATGGCACCGCTCAGTAAACAGCCGCTGGAAAAAGACACCTTAACGCCAGAGATGAGCAGCGAAGAGGTTACCCGCATCATGCGTAATGCGGTTAACAACGTGCCTTATGCCGTCGGTCTGAATAACCATATGGGCAGCAGAATGACCTCAAGCCTGCCCGGCATGCAGAAAGTGATGCAGGCGCTGAACCACTACAATCTTTACTTCCTGGATAGCATGACCATCGCTAACAGTCAGGCGATACCTGCCGCGCAGGGTACTCAGGTCAGGGTGTTAAAACGTCGGGTCTTTCTTGATGACAGCCAGGATATTAACGCCATCCGCCAGCAGTTCAACCGGGCGGTGAAGCTGGCGCAGCGCGACGGTTATGCGATTGCCATTGGTCATCCCCATCCGACTACCGTTCGGGTGCTGCAACAGATGTTACCCACGCTGCCAGCCGACATAACGCTGGTTCGTCCCAGCCAGCTGTTGAACGAATCACTCCGCAGCGGCTCACCGACGCCAGTGGCTCCGCCAAAACCGGTACCACCACGCTTCCAGCCTGCCAGCCTGTGTAAAGTGAAACAGCCACTGGCACCGGTTCCGGCGACCCGAGCCTTAGCCGTAATCGCTGAAAGTGTGAATCACAGCCCACTGTTTACCACGCTAAAAAATCTGTTCTGA
- the envC gene encoding murein hydrolase activator EnvC: MKGKTTVSHTRTRPNGDNLPLFTHLSSFSLSLLCAGALLLPAAVHSAEDSKSQLQSIQQNIAAKEKSVKAQKLQRSKLLDQLQSQEKIIALASRQLRDTRNSLTALNDEIRQLATSIARLEKQQTQQESLLSEQLDAAFRQGQHSGVQLLMGGEESQRSERILAYFGYLNAARQKSIESLQKTRQDLDQQRASLEQKQQQQKELLAQQQGQQQKLQQASDARKKTLTSLESALEKDQADLVEMRQNESRLQDKIARAEREARERAAREAREAEKVRQRQAQAKAKGSSYQPTQSERELVARTGGLGRAGGQALWPVRGRIEHRFGEQLQGELRWKGLVIDAREGTEVKAIADGRVLMADWLQGYGLVVVLEHGKGDMSLYGYNQSALVSVGTQVKAGQPIALVGTSGGRGTPSLYFEIRRQGQAVNPLPWLGK, from the coding sequence ATGAAGGGAAAAACAACCGTTTCGCACACAAGGACCCGTCCCAACGGCGATAACCTGCCGTTGTTCACACACCTGTCCAGCTTCTCCCTTAGTCTGCTTTGTGCGGGAGCACTGTTGTTGCCTGCCGCTGTTCACAGCGCAGAGGACAGTAAATCTCAGTTGCAATCCATTCAGCAAAACATTGCTGCAAAAGAGAAAAGCGTTAAAGCGCAGAAACTGCAGCGCAGCAAACTGCTGGATCAGTTGCAGAGCCAGGAAAAAATCATCGCGCTGGCGAGCCGTCAGCTGCGTGACACCCGCAACAGCCTCACCGCGCTGAATGATGAGATCAGGCAGCTCGCTACCTCCATCGCTCGCCTGGAGAAACAGCAAACTCAGCAGGAAAGCCTGCTTTCTGAGCAACTTGATGCGGCATTTCGTCAGGGTCAGCACAGTGGCGTACAGCTTTTGATGGGCGGTGAAGAGAGCCAGCGCAGTGAGCGTATTCTGGCCTATTTCGGCTATCTGAACGCTGCCCGTCAGAAAAGTATCGAATCGCTGCAAAAGACACGTCAGGATTTGGATCAGCAACGTGCCTCGCTGGAGCAGAAGCAACAGCAGCAGAAAGAGTTATTAGCACAGCAGCAGGGCCAGCAGCAGAAGCTGCAACAGGCGAGCGACGCGCGTAAAAAGACCCTGACGTCACTGGAAAGCGCGCTGGAAAAAGATCAGGCCGATCTGGTCGAGATGCGTCAGAACGAAAGCCGTCTGCAGGATAAGATCGCCCGCGCGGAGCGCGAGGCGCGTGAGCGCGCAGCACGTGAAGCCCGTGAGGCGGAAAAAGTGCGTCAGCGTCAGGCGCAGGCGAAAGCCAAAGGCTCCAGCTATCAGCCAACCCAGAGCGAACGTGAACTGGTCGCCCGCACTGGTGGACTCGGTCGTGCAGGCGGACAGGCGTTGTGGCCGGTGCGCGGACGTATTGAACATCGCTTTGGTGAACAGCTCCAGGGTGAACTGCGCTGGAAAGGACTGGTGATTGATGCGCGGGAAGGCACCGAGGTGAAAGCTATCGCCGATGGTCGTGTGCTGATGGCCGACTGGTTGCAGGGCTACGGACTGGTGGTTGTGCTGGAGCACGGCAAAGGTGATATGAGCCTGTATGGCTACAACCAAAGTGCGCTGGTGAGCGTGGGTACGCAGGTGAAGGCAGGACAGCCTATCGCACTGGTGGGCACCAGTGGTGGCCGCGGTACCCCGTCGCTCTATTTTGAAATCCGACGTCAGGGACAGGCCGTCAATCCACTCCCGTGGTTAGGAAAATAA
- a CDS encoding rhodanese-like domain-containing protein, whose amino-acid sequence MQEIMQFASNHPILSLAWVVLLVMVIVTTVKGMFSKVKTISRGEATRLINKEDAVVVDVRSRDDFRRGHISGALNVAAAEIKKGNIDELAKHKAQPIIVVCATGQSAGDSAAHLSAAGFEQVSVLKEGISGWSGENLPLVRGK is encoded by the coding sequence ATGCAAGAAATTATGCAGTTTGCAAGCAATCACCCCATCCTGAGTCTGGCATGGGTCGTTTTACTCGTTATGGTGATTGTGACTACCGTTAAAGGAATGTTCTCTAAGGTAAAAACGATCAGCCGCGGTGAAGCCACCCGCCTGATTAATAAAGAGGACGCGGTAGTAGTAGACGTGCGTTCGCGCGACGATTTCCGCAGGGGGCATATTTCAGGTGCGCTGAATGTGGCAGCCGCTGAGATTAAAAAAGGCAACATCGACGAACTGGCAAAGCATAAGGCGCAGCCCATAATTGTGGTGTGTGCAACCGGACAAAGCGCAGGCGATTCTGCTGCACATCTCAGCGCGGCAGGCTTTGAGCAGGTTTCAGTGCTGAAAGAGGGTATCAGTGGCTGGAGCGGCGAAAATCTGCCGTTAGTTCGCGGTAAATAA
- the grxC gene encoding glutaredoxin 3 — protein MANVEMYTKATCPYCHRAKALLTQKGVSFQEIPIDGDMAKREEMIKRSGRTTVPQIFIDAQHIGGCDDLFALDNREGLDPLLQA, from the coding sequence ATGGCAAATGTTGAAATGTATACCAAGGCCACCTGTCCTTACTGCCATCGTGCGAAGGCGCTGTTAACGCAAAAGGGCGTTTCGTTTCAGGAAATTCCCATCGATGGTGATATGGCGAAGCGCGAAGAGATGATCAAGCGTAGCGGTCGTACCACCGTGCCTCAGATTTTTATTGATGCGCAGCACATTGGCGGCTGCGATGACTTATTCGCACTCGATAATCGCGAAGGTTTAGATCCCTTACTGCAGGCGTAA